Proteins co-encoded in one Acidobacteriota bacterium genomic window:
- a CDS encoding glycosyltransferase: MNLAVLIPCYNEEAAIGAVVRDFRAALPEARIYVYDNNSTDRTRERAAQAGATVRVEARQGKGHVVCRMFADVDADAYVLVDGDDTYDAASAPGMVEMLRSQQLDLVTGVRVTGSQGAYRPGHVLGNRLLTGLVGSLFENRFSDMLSGYRVFSRRFVKSFPALVAGFEIETAFTIHALELRMPCAELATPYKDRPAGSASKLRTYHDGFRILLTILRLLLEVRPLALLGSCAIFSAATSLALAIPLFITYAQTGLVPRQPTAVLSASLMLLAFLSLATGLILDSVTLGRREAKRLAYLDIPAP; this comes from the coding sequence ATGAATCTCGCTGTCCTGATTCCCTGTTACAACGAAGAAGCCGCCATCGGCGCCGTGGTGCGTGATTTCCGCGCGGCGCTGCCCGAGGCGCGCATCTATGTCTACGACAATAACTCCACTGACCGCACCCGCGAGCGGGCCGCCCAGGCCGGAGCCACGGTGCGCGTCGAGGCGCGGCAGGGCAAGGGCCACGTGGTCTGTCGCATGTTCGCCGACGTGGACGCGGACGCGTATGTGCTGGTGGACGGAGACGATACGTATGATGCGGCCAGCGCGCCGGGCATGGTTGAAATGCTGCGCAGCCAGCAACTCGACTTGGTAACGGGCGTGCGCGTAACAGGGAGCCAGGGAGCCTATCGCCCTGGTCACGTGCTCGGCAACCGCTTGCTCACCGGGCTGGTGGGGAGCCTGTTCGAGAACCGCTTCTCCGATATGCTCTCCGGCTACCGCGTTTTCTCGCGGCGCTTCGTGAAGTCGTTCCCGGCGCTGGTCGCCGGCTTTGAGATCGAGACGGCCTTTACCATTCACGCGCTCGAGCTGCGCATGCCCTGCGCCGAGCTCGCCACGCCGTATAAGGACCGCCCTGCCGGCTCGGCCAGCAAGCTGCGCACTTATCACGACGGGTTCCGCATTCTGCTGACGATTCTGCGCCTGCTGCTGGAGGTCCGCCCGCTGGCGCTGCTCGGCAGTTGCGCGATATTTTCCGCCGCGACTTCGCTTGCGCTGGCCATCCCGTTGTTCATCACTTACGCGCAGACAGGTTTGGTCCCGCGCCAGCCCACGGCGGTACTGTCGGCCAGCCTGATGCTCCTCGCGTTCCTTTCGCTCGCCACCGGATTGATTCTGGATTCAGTAACGCTAGGCCGCCGCGAAGCCAAACGCTTGGCGTATCTGGACATCCCCGCTCCATAG